A window of the Budorcas taxicolor isolate Tak-1 chromosome 10, Takin1.1, whole genome shotgun sequence genome harbors these coding sequences:
- the LOC128053797 gene encoding magnesium-dependent phosphatase 1-like translates to MLIKVKTLTGKEIEIDIEPTDKVERIKERVEEKEGIPPQQQRLIYSGKQIDGTVRDRRGQSIQLYPEVPEVLERLRGLGVPIAAASRTGEVEGANQLLELFDLVRYFVHREIYPGSKVTHFERLQRKTGVPFSQMIFFDDEKRNIIDVSKLGVTCIHVQHGMSLQTLTQGLDAFTKAQAGL, encoded by the exons ATGCTAATTAAAGTGAAG ACGCTGACCGGAaaggagattgagattgacattgAACCCACGGACAAG GTGGAACGAATTAAGGAGCGTgtggaggagaaagagggaaTTCCACCACAGCAGCAGCGGCTCATCTACAGTGGTAAACAGAT TGACGGAACTGTACGAGATAGGCGGGGCCAGAGCATCCAGCTGTACCCTGAGGTGCCTGAGGTCCTGGAACGATTGCGGGGCCTGGGAGTGCCCATTGCGGCCGCTTCACG GACAGGTGAGGTTGAAGGAGCCAACCAGCTGCTGGAGCTCTTTGACCTTGTCAGATACTTTGTTCATCGGGAAATCTATCCAGGCAGCAAAGTCACGCACTTTGAGAG GTTGCAGCGGAAGACCGGAGTTCCTTTCTCCCAGATGATCTTCTTTGATGATGAGAAGAGGAACATCATAGATGTCAGCAAACTGG gtGTTACCTGCATTCATGTCCAGCATGGAATGAGCCTTCAAACCCTAACTCAAGGATTAGATGCATTCACAAAGGCCCAGGCTGGACTCTGA
- the CHMP4A gene encoding charged multivesicular body protein 4a isoform X2, protein MMSPRCPKEGLAEAGLGVMRKKEKGPTPEEAIQKLKETEKILIKKQEFLEQKIEQELQTAKKHGTKNKRAALQALRRKKRLEQQLAQTDGTLSTLEFQREAIENATTNAEVLRTMELAAQGLKKAYQDMDIDKVDELMADITEQQEVAQQISDAISRPVGFGDDVDEDELLEELEELEQEELARELLHVGDEEEEPPVALPSVPATHPPAEPAPKADEDEAALKQLAEWVS, encoded by the exons ATGATGTCGCCGCGGTGCCCTAAGGAGGGATTGGCCGAGGCCGGTCTCGGAGTGATGC gaaagaaggagaaggggccaacccCTGAAGAGGCAATACAGAAACTGAAGGAGACGGAGAAGATATTGATCAAGAAACAGGAATTTCTGGAGCAGAAGATTGAACAGGAGCTACAAACCGCCAAGAAGCATGGGACCAAGAACAAGAGAG CTGCCCTACAGGCTTTGCGGAGGAAGAAAAGGTTGGAACAGCAGCTGGCACAAACCGACGGGACATTATCCACCCTGGAGTTTCAGCGTGAGGCCATTGAGAATGCCACCACCAATGCAGAAGTGCTTCGTACCATGGAGCTTGCTGCCCAAGGCTTGAAGAAGGCCTACCAGGACAT GGACATTGACAAGGTGGATGAACTGATGGCTGACATCACAGAACAACAGGAGGTGGCCCAGCAGATCTCAGATGCCATTTCTCGGCCTGTGGGCTTTGGAGATGACGTGGATGAG GATGAGCTGTTGGAGGAGCTAGAGGAGCTGGAGCAGGAGGAATTGGCCCGAGAGTTGTTACACGTGGGTGACGAGGAGGAGGAGCCCCCGGTCGCACTGCCCAGTGTACCTGCTACACATCCGCCTGCAGAGCCAG CTCCCAAAGCGGATGAAGATGAAGCGGCACTAAAGCAGTTGGCTGAGTGGGTGTCCTGA
- the CHMP4A gene encoding charged multivesicular body protein 4a isoform X3: MSGLGRLFGRGKKEKGPTPEEAIQKLKETEKILIKKQEFLEQKIEQELQTAKKHGTKNKRAALQALRRKKRLEQQLAQTDGTLSTLEFQREAIENATTNAEVLRTMELAAQGLKKAYQDMDIDKVDELMADITEQQEVAQQISDAISRPVGFGDDVDEDELLEELEELEQEELARELLHVGDEEEEPPVALPSVPATHPPAEPAPKADEDEAALKQLAEWVS, encoded by the exons ATGAGTGGGCTTGGCCGGCTGTTCGGGAGGG gaaagaaggagaaggggccaacccCTGAAGAGGCAATACAGAAACTGAAGGAGACGGAGAAGATATTGATCAAGAAACAGGAATTTCTGGAGCAGAAGATTGAACAGGAGCTACAAACCGCCAAGAAGCATGGGACCAAGAACAAGAGAG CTGCCCTACAGGCTTTGCGGAGGAAGAAAAGGTTGGAACAGCAGCTGGCACAAACCGACGGGACATTATCCACCCTGGAGTTTCAGCGTGAGGCCATTGAGAATGCCACCACCAATGCAGAAGTGCTTCGTACCATGGAGCTTGCTGCCCAAGGCTTGAAGAAGGCCTACCAGGACAT GGACATTGACAAGGTGGATGAACTGATGGCTGACATCACAGAACAACAGGAGGTGGCCCAGCAGATCTCAGATGCCATTTCTCGGCCTGTGGGCTTTGGAGATGACGTGGATGAG GATGAGCTGTTGGAGGAGCTAGAGGAGCTGGAGCAGGAGGAATTGGCCCGAGAGTTGTTACACGTGGGTGACGAGGAGGAGGAGCCCCCGGTCGCACTGCCCAGTGTACCTGCTACACATCCGCCTGCAGAGCCAG CTCCCAAAGCGGATGAAGATGAAGCGGCACTAAAGCAGTTGGCTGAGTGGGTGTCCTGA
- the CHMP4A gene encoding charged multivesicular body protein 4a isoform X1, translated as MSGLGRLFGRGEPGRDWPPGGKKEKGPTPEEAIQKLKETEKILIKKQEFLEQKIEQELQTAKKHGTKNKRAALQALRRKKRLEQQLAQTDGTLSTLEFQREAIENATTNAEVLRTMELAAQGLKKAYQDMDIDKVDELMADITEQQEVAQQISDAISRPVGFGDDVDEDELLEELEELEQEELARELLHVGDEEEEPPVALPSVPATHPPAEPAPKADEDEAALKQLAEWVS; from the exons ATGAGTGGGCTTGGCCGGCTGTTCGGGAGGGGTGAGCCCGGGCGAGACTGGCCCCCGGGAG gaaagaaggagaaggggccaacccCTGAAGAGGCAATACAGAAACTGAAGGAGACGGAGAAGATATTGATCAAGAAACAGGAATTTCTGGAGCAGAAGATTGAACAGGAGCTACAAACCGCCAAGAAGCATGGGACCAAGAACAAGAGAG CTGCCCTACAGGCTTTGCGGAGGAAGAAAAGGTTGGAACAGCAGCTGGCACAAACCGACGGGACATTATCCACCCTGGAGTTTCAGCGTGAGGCCATTGAGAATGCCACCACCAATGCAGAAGTGCTTCGTACCATGGAGCTTGCTGCCCAAGGCTTGAAGAAGGCCTACCAGGACAT GGACATTGACAAGGTGGATGAACTGATGGCTGACATCACAGAACAACAGGAGGTGGCCCAGCAGATCTCAGATGCCATTTCTCGGCCTGTGGGCTTTGGAGATGACGTGGATGAG GATGAGCTGTTGGAGGAGCTAGAGGAGCTGGAGCAGGAGGAATTGGCCCGAGAGTTGTTACACGTGGGTGACGAGGAGGAGGAGCCCCCGGTCGCACTGCCCAGTGTACCTGCTACACATCCGCCTGCAGAGCCAG CTCCCAAAGCGGATGAAGATGAAGCGGCACTAAAGCAGTTGGCTGAGTGGGTGTCCTGA
- the TSSK4 gene encoding testis-specific serine/threonine-protein kinase 4 has protein sequence MGKGDVEAPPTSAYRSVMEEYGYEVGKVIGNGSYGTVYEAYYTKQKVMVAVKIISKKKASEDYLNKFLPREIQVMKVLRHKYLINFYQAIETTSRVYIILELAQGGDVLEWIQRYGACSEPLAGKWFSQLTLGIAYLHSKGIVHRDLKLENLLLDKRENVKISDFGFAKMVPSNQSVRNSPSYRQVNCFSHLSQTYCGSFAYACPEILLGLPYNPFLSDTWSMGVILYTLVVARLPFDDTNLKKLLKETQKEVTFPPNYAISQECKNLILQTLRQATKRATILDIIKDPWVLKFQPEQPTHEIRLLEAMCQPPSTTNRHQSLEIST, from the exons ATGGGGAAGGGAGACGTGGAAGCACCACCCACCTCGGCCTACCGCTCTGTCATGGAGGAGTATGGTTATGAAGTGGGCAAAGTCATTGGCAATGGCTCCTATGGGACAGTGTATGAGGCTTACTACACAAAGCAGAAGGTCATGGTGGCTGTCAAGATCATCTCGAAGAAGAAGGCCTCTGAGGACTATCTTAACAAGTTCCTGCCCCGTGAGATACAG GTGATGAAGGTCCTGCGGCACAAGTATCTCATCAACTTCTATCAGGCCATCGAGACCACATCCCGGGTCTACATCATTCTGGAGCTGGCTCAGGGTGGTGACGTTCTTGAGTGGATCCAGCGCTACGGGGCCTGCTCTGAGCCCCTTGCTGGAAAGTGGTTCTCCCAGCTGACCCTGGGCATCGCCTACCTGCACAGCAAAGGCATCGTGCACCG GGACTTAAAGTTGGAGAACCTGCTGCTGGACAAGCGGGAGAATGTGAAGATATCGGACTTTGGCTTCGCCAAGATGGTGCCTTCTAACCAGTCTGTGCGGAATAGCCCTTCTTACCGCCAAGTGAATTGCTTCAGCCACCTCAGCCAGACCTACTGTGGCAGCTTTGCTTATGCCTGCCCGGAGATCTTGCTAGGCTTGCCCTACAACCCCTTTCTGTCTGACACCTGGAGCATGGGCGTCATCCTCTACACTCTGGTGGTCGCCCGTTTACCCTTTGATGACACCAATCTCAAGAAGCTGCTGAAAGAGACTCAGAAGGAGGTCACTTTTCCACCTAACTATGCCATCTCCCAGGAGTGCAAG AACCTGATCCTCCAGACGCTACGCCAAGCCACCAAGCGTGCCACCATCCTGGACATCATCAAGGATCCCTGGGTGCTGAAGTTCCAGCCTGAGCAACCCACCCATGAGATCAGGCTACTCGAGGCCATGTGCCAGCCCCCCAGCACCACTAATCGTCACCAGTCCTTGGAAATCAGTACCTGA